A segment of the Candidatus Obscuribacterales bacterium genome:
GAACTCAACAAGGTAAAGATGCATAGCGTTGTAGATACAGCGTTGTATGCGTAGACCTCAACCCACCCCTAGACGTTTGCCCACTCCTGTAGCTGGAAATGTGGCTGGAGAGCGATCGCCTCCTACTGCGTCCAAGCCTTCATCTTGCCTGGATTCAAGAGACCGTAGGGATCCATCTGTCGCTTGAAGGCCAGTTGCACAGGGTCGGCGGTTTTCCGTCCCCCATCTTCCAAAATATAGGTATGAGGATTGGCGATAAAGGCTCCCTGCGCTTCATGATACTGAATAATCTCCTGCAGTCGCTCAGTGGTGGTGTAGCGCACCAATTGCAAAGCGGCGGGAATCACCATCCCGTTCACCCGAATAAATTCAAGATGCATCATCACCTCATCCCCAAAGTGATGGTACATATGCTCCACCATGGCTAGATTGGCATCCCAGGGAAAGAGGGTTTGCAGATAGGTGAGAGAGGAATCCACATTACGGGCATGGAGAGTGGTGTGATTCCAGGTATATTCCATCAACACCGCTCCCTTTCCTGCATCTTTTGCGCCTTTTTGGTAGGTCAGGGTGCCGCCAAACTCGGCAATCAAGGCGGTGAGAGGCTCTAGGCTAGATTCAGCAATCATCAGCAATGCGCCATGCTGCCCCTCCGGCAAGGCCTGGCGCAGAGCGGTGAAGTAACTGGGAATCGGCCAGGCGCAAATGGTGATCAGTTTTTTGATAATGCCGTCGGCATCTCCGAGGGCCTGGCCAAAACGGGCCGCTGTCATAAAGTCTGGAAAGGCGACTATACAATCCATCCAGGGGTAGGCAGGCCCCAAGGGAA
Coding sequences within it:
- a CDS encoding FAD-binding oxidoreductase, producing MTSAMLTRSDDFLNAIAGIEIIQDAHQILKLSQDYYTFSPVLQPLLAGKVGDLVVRPANEAEVLRVAQACVQFKIPLTVRGAGTGNYGQCVPLEGGVILDMTRMQAVRWIKPGMACVEPGMKMALLDKQARETGWELRMAPSTYRTATVGGFIAGGSGGIGSITYGQLRDRGNLQALRVVTMEDTPRVVELRGDDVQKVNHAYGTNGIITELELPLGPAYPWMDCIVAFPDFMTAARFGQALGDADGIIKKLITICAWPIPSYFTALRQALPEGQHGALLMIAESSLEPLTALIAEFGGTLTYQKGAKDAGKGAVLMEYTWNHTTLHARNVDSSLTYLQTLFPWDANLAMVEHMYHHFGDEVMMHLEFIRVNGMVIPAALQLVRYTTTERLQEIIQYHEAQGAFIANPHTYILEDGGRKTADPVQLAFKRQMDPYGLLNPGKMKAWTQ